The Anopheles coluzzii chromosome 2, AcolN3, whole genome shotgun sequence genome window below encodes:
- the LOC120948454 gene encoding uncharacterized protein LOC120948454 isoform X1: protein MEVKMQHRTRAHAFQIQVKALIKTLKCLQSDDKYQALLFLISAIKLYVKFLYNDCQERLYKPAILKELNNIENVIVVNLLKTRSAPASGSSLSVATGHTTVSSFGGDIAGKACLDIDTSTSVRCTDLSLGSDGLLLMHPHRTREPPLAPWDLRGKLLRGNLFDGLPLTGSVRLGPEYSSRGGTLLKAGQRAGSANRWLGNVRMNRALVRMIANHDFKLLFNMFEQSIFPAWKIYKNERIFVRKRPALTTVTVRTSLPAICYGSGSSHSPPATYIKKEEFDFDTPYSIADDHCFEEIKDEDDEDLLLMKEDDSIDNSNEIFSEEESSTNNTSLMLSSDTNTLDTNDSSMVSHERNKEQVYQCLLCDKSYRKRKSLVIHFSHHPGFCPDCGKQRGVTSEEIVEHNRIYHKNRPHICEHCGETFTRNQQYQIHVQGHFISKDRVAEQNCKKTHKYSCKTCGIVFNNQKYLEKHIQKTNHQAEGLVCDICGAIFCNSIKLSQHVSRTHHNVFTQKATLERSLLLQGTSVTDKAFTCEQCGASFLSQPSLREHIKLSHSVPENKFECNICNKLFAAKRSLKRHKLCHSDERAFRCTVENCKESYKNQSHLARHMKTAHHIDPPSKRLQKAKAAAAAAAAAAAGAGTSTATASSADPSSASTDFITHGDVATMGGGSCDSLKGMGSSTLKKSLGSSEKSLGDSSTNFSDNLSSFNYEFSDTTAGTSTPALAAAMGTAGSDGSVPGALTPSSSALAGQRPSALTCSVTGIQQSSGTFNDPPISFGTNKQQQSLQLQQQQQQQQQQQQQQQQQQQQQQQQQQQQQQQQQQQQQQQQQLQLQQQQLQHQQQPQHLGGGWQNLEFGAGTATAHRSAALPGSVIGGMQPLQDPLAATTGSFMDGGHHHLQNHQNLQHPTGHHHGLGPMANPMASTAGSFMGSGSLAGGTRRFPLPEGNFMCEHCDETNFINAQQYHLHVQDHFAVKDGKDHPSKKLLRLNCKTCNLVFATGAQLDRHIHKTNHHTESIACEICSAIFNSNLKVYQHMLKCHKNDVWFACEQCSKVFILKQDYDKHQLVHQTVTDRSIICEHCASSFLTQEALKEHIKIAHSMDKKYKCNICNKLFAARRSLKRHKLCHEEEAAFRCPIDGCKEAFRTAANLAKHKKMAHPAGLSTVPVPVGNVLAHEPMADKVVAGIGMPGGVKLLPGTMASGTSNAPGGSGALKGMEKAMHHPDPLPGVTMPAGGQPNVMGQMGSNPMMAMGNPAAGLKTDGRSSAGGMMVVPPSRTSSAGSSTGMSGINNGSSGANIPYNPYDASGLNYNSVLGPPGAGVVASSGPHHPHHHHHQHHLQQQQQQQQQQQQQQQPTQQQSQAQLVQHHSQAHAHHHAAQAQFIGMGNPGSSAGLHYSGRSGGTASASNPEQQSVSMAYRMGDTAVPGTSGTPSGSATNIPYGYGQMNNAFDWQSMEMGTPTNAEPGLISGSAGQPQAASGSGTMKSATANKYYNAMHEPGSAGSPGVGGGNTTAGFLSPQQLQHQSPHHAQQHLQHQHAQQSQLQQQQQQQHLPHHSHHAQVAGLQNKSVQEQHTHQQQQQQQQQQQQQQQQHMMNMNSQEMMGYQDMWNANMMKMEFQDEGSGANTGSTVGAYNSLGNILNNLEMMGSSNSSFEQQQTQQQQSQQQQQGYEMVSTPRTSSDTHPQSRGQSAQSPALTSQQVQHHQHHQQQQQQQHQQQLHQQQQQPHAKGTHFHKQQHPSHSHAQMLPSVEPGQMVNQHHHQQHQQQQQQQQQYFPDHHGAHQQVPHSHHTGTMGHSMGIPHGHGQMQHSHGHSAQQTPSPHHPHHQHHLQQQQQQQMQQQYNAHLPHHPQMMQHHPHAPGPPGQVPSGSGGGGGGGSSLSGGGPTHMAHHNPAHAGVPGQQQQQQQPPQQPGMSFNPSQNAADHANAGANPSALPTDIAKTPNNLPFVDSFTESIDYLQQSFQYV, encoded by the exons ATGGAAGTGAAAATGCAGCACCGGACACGGGCACATGCGTTCCAGATACAG GTCAAAGCGCTGATCAAAACGCTGAAATGTCTACAGTCAGACGATAAATACCAGGCGCTGCTGTTTCTCATCTCGGCCATCAAGCTGTACGTCAAGTTCCTGTACAACGATTGCCAGGAGCGTCTCTACAAACCAGCAATACTCAAAGAGTTGAACAATATCGAAAATGTGATTGTGGTGAACCTGCTGAAGACGCGCAGCGCGCCAGCGTCCGGCTCGTCCCTGTCGGTCGCCACCGGCCACACGACCGTGTCCTCGTTTGGTGGCGACATCGCGGGCAAGGCCTGTCTCGACATCGACACCAGCACCAGCGTCCGGTGCACGGATCTGTCGCTCGGTAGCGatggtttgttgttgatgcacCCGCACCGCACCCGCGAACCGCCGCTAGCCCCCTGGGACCTTCGGGGGAAGCTACTGCGGGGCAACCTGTTCGACGGTCTGCCACTCACGGGCAGCGTGCGGCTAGGACCAGAGTACAGCAGCAGAGGTGGAACGTTGCTCAAGGCGGGACAGCGAGCGGGGAGTGCAAATCGGTGGCTGGGGAACGTGCGGATGAATCGTGCGCTGGTTCGTATGATCGCCAATCACGATTTTAAGCTACTGTTCAACATGTTCGAGCAAAGCATCTTTCCCGCGTGGAAAATCTACAAAAACGAGCGAATATTTGTACGGAAACGGCCCGCCCTAACGACGGTCACGGTGCGCACCTCCCTTCCCGCCATTTGCTACGGAAGCGGTTCGTCCCACTCGCCACCTGCCACATACATCAAGAAGGAGGAGTTCGACTTCGACACGCCGTACTCGATCGCAGACGATCACTGCTTCGAGGAGATCaaggacgaggacgacgaggaccTTCTGCTGATGAAGGAAGACGACTCGATAGACAATTCGAACGAAATCTTCTCGGAGGAGGAATcgtccaccaacaacacctcGCTGATGCTGTCGTCCGACACCAACACGCTGGACACGAACGATTCCAGCATGGTTTCGCACGAGCGCAACAAGGAACAGGTGTACCAGTGCTTACTTTGTGataaaag CTATAGGAAACGCAAATCTCTTGTCATCCACTTCAGCCACCATCCGGGATTTTGTCCCGATTGTGGCAAACAGCGAGGAGTAACCTCAGAG GAAATCGTTGAACACAATCGAATCTATCACAAAAACCGGCCTCACATATGTGAGCACTGCGGGGAAACCTTCACGCGAAATCAACAGTATCAGATACACGTCCAGGGTCATTTTATAAGCAAGGATAGGGTAGCGGAGCAAAACTGTAAAA AAACTCACAAGTACAGCTGTAAAACATGCGGTATCGTTTTTAACAATCAGAAATATCTCGAAAAGCACATCCAGAAAACCAACCACCAGGCGGAAGGTTTGGTGTGCGACATTTGTGGTGCAATATTTTGTAACAGTATCAAGCTCAGCCAGCACGTCAGCCGCACCCATCACAACG TATTTACTCAGAAAGCTACATTAGAGAGAAGTTTGCTCCTGCAGGGAACGAGTGTTACGGACAAAGCCTTCACCTGTGAGCAGTGCGGAGCCTCCTTTCTGTCGCAGCCCTCCCTACGGGAGCACATCAAACTATCACATTCCGTTCCG GAAAACAAATTCGAGTGCAATATCTGCAACAAGCTGTTCGCCGCCAAACGGTCTCTCAAACGCCATAAACTTTGCCATTCGGATGAGCGCGCCTTCCGCTGTACGGTGGAAAACTGCAAGGAATCGTACAAAAACCAATCGCACCTTGCCCGCCACATGAAGACCGCCCATCACATCGATCCGCCGTCGAAGCGACTGCAGAAAGCGAAagcggctgcggcggcggcggcggcagccgcAGCTGGGGCGGGCACAAGCACGGCCACTGCCTCATCGGCCGATCCCAGCTCGGCCAGCACGGACTTCATCACGCACGGTGACGTTGCGACGATGGGTGGCGGCTCGTGCGATTCGCTGAAGGGTATGGGCAGCAGCACGTTGAAAAAATCGCTCGGAAGCAGCGAAAAGTCGCTCGGCGACAGTAGCACCAACTTTAGCGACAATTTGTCGTCGTTTAATTACGAGTTTTCCGACACGACCGCAGGAACGTCGACGCCGGCGCTGGCAGCAGCGATGGGTACGGCGGGCAGTGACGGTAGCGTGCCGGGCGCGCTTACCCCTAGCAGTAGCGCCCTGGCGGGCCAGCGCCCATCCGCCCTAACCTGCTCCGTTACGGGCATACAGCAAAGCAGCGGTACGTTCAACGACCCTCCCATCAGCTTTGGTAcgaacaaacagcagcaatcgctgcagctgcaacaacagcagcaacaacagcagcagcaacaacaacagcagcaacaacagcaacaacaacagcaacaacagcaacagcaacaacaacagcaacaacaacagcaacaacaacagcaacaacagctacagctacaacagcaacagctacaacatcaacaacaaccacaacaccTCGGGGGTGGGTGGCAGAATCTCGAGTTTGGTGCAGGGACAGCGACGGCACACCGATCGGCAGCACTTCCCGGTAGTGTCATTGGTGGTATGCAACCGTTACAGGATCCACTGGCGGCCACGACGGGTAGCTTTATGGACGGTGGACACCATCACCTGCAGAATCATCAGAACCTTCAACACCCCACAGGACACCATCACGGGCTTGGACCAATGGCAAATCCGATGGCCAGCACAGCGGGCAGCTTTATGGGCAGTGGCAGCTTAGCGGGCGGCACGAGGCGTTTCCCT CTGCCGGAGGGTAACTTTATGTGTGAGCACTGCGATGAAACCAACTTCATAAATGCACAACAGTACCATCTTCATGTGCAGGACCATTTTGCGGTCAAGGATGGTAAAGATCACCCGAGCAAAA AGCTGCTGCGGTTAAATTGTAAAACATGCAATCTGGTGTTCGCTACGGGAGCGCAGCTCGATCGGCAcattcacaaaacaaaccatcacaCCGAAAGCATAGCGTGTGAAATATGTAGTGCAATATTCAACTCCAACCTAAAAGTTTACCAGCATATGCTGAAGTGTCACAAGAATG ACGTTTGGTTTGCTTGTGAACAGTGCTCGAAGGTTTTCATATTGAAACAGGACTACGATAAGCATCAGCTGGTGCACCAGACGGTGACGGATCGGTCCATCATCTGTGAGCACTGCGCCTCGTCCTTCCTCACGCAGGAAGCACTAAAGGAACATATCAAAATAGCCCATTCGATG gacaaaaaatacaaatgtaaCATTTGCAACAAGCTCTTTGCTGCCCGTCGATCGCTCAAACGCCATAAACTGTGCCACGAAGAGGAGGCCGCTTTCCGATGCCCGATCGATGGTTGCAAGGAAGCATTCCGGACGGCGGCAAACCTGGCGAAGCACAAAAAGATGGCACACCCGGCCGGGCTGTCGACGGTTCCCGTACCTGTAGGCAATGTGTTGGCCCACGAGCCAATGGCGGATAAGGTCGTTGCCGGTATCGGTATGCCAGGCGGAGTCAAGCTGCTGCCGGGCACAATGGCGTCAGGAACGTCCAATGCTCCGGGTGGCTCCGGTGCGCTGAAAGGCATGGAGAAAGCAATGCACCATCCGGATCCACTGCCGGGTGTGACAATGCCGGCGGGAGGGCAGCCGAATGTGATGGGCCAGATGGGCTCAAACCCGATGATGGCGATGGGAAATCCTGCAGCTGGGCTGAAAACAGACGGTCGATCATCCGCTGGCGGTATGATGGTGGTGCCTCCGTCGAGAACGAGCAgcgccggcagcagcacagGAATGAGTGGTATTAACAATGGTAGCAGTGGTGCTAATATACCTTACAATCCTTACGATGCTAGTGGATTGAACTACAACAGTGTGCTGGGACCGCCTGGTGCGGGTGTCGTCGCTTCCAGCGGCcctcatcatcctcatcatcatcaccatcagcatcatctccaacaacagcaacagcaacagcagcaacagcaacagcagcaacagcctaCACAGCAACAATCACAAGCTCAGCTAGTGCAACATCATTCACAAGCCCATGCTCACCACCATGCCGCTCAAGCTCAGTTTATCGGAATGGGCAATCCGGGCAGTTCTGCGGGGCTTCACTACAGTGGCCGCTCCGGCGGCACGGCATCGGCATCCAACCCCGAACAACAGTCGGTCTCTATGGCATACCGAATGGGCGACACAGCAGTGCCAGGAACCAGCGGAACGCCAAGCGGCAGCGCAACCAACATTCCCTACGGCTATGGCCAGATGAATAATGCGTTCGATTGGCAGAGCATGGAGATGGGAACTCCGACCAATGCTGAACCAGGCCTAATAAGTGGGTCGGCAGGACAACCGCAGGCGGCATCTGGTAGCGGGACGATGAAAAGTGCTACCGCCAACAAATACTACAACGCAATGCATGAGCCTGGTTCGGCCGGAAGTCCAGGAGTGGGTGGTGGTAACACAACGGCTGGCTTTCTTTCACCCCAACAACTGCAGCACCAATCTCCCCATCATGCACAGCAGCATCTACAACATCAGCATGCACAACAGTCACAGcttcaacagcaacagcagcagcaacatcttCCTCATCATTCTCACCATGCGCAGGTTGCTGGGCTGCAAAATAAATCTGTGCAAGAACAACAcacccatcagcagcagcagcagcagcagcaacagcagcagcagcagcagcaacagcacatgATGAATATGAACAGCCAAGAAATGATGGGATATCAG GACATGTGGAATGCGAACATGATGAAGATGGAATTCCAAGACGAAGGAAGCGGTGCAAATACGGGCAGCACTGTTGGTGCTTACAACAGTCTAGGGAACATTTTAAACAATCTAGAAATGATGGGCAGTAGCAACAGTAGCTTCGAACAACAGCAgacgcagcaacagcagtcgcaacagcagcagcaaggctATGAAATGGTTTCCACACCACGTACCAGTTCCGATACTCATCCACAATCGAGAGGGCAGTCTGCCCAATCGCCTGCGTTAACGTCACAGCAAGTACAACATCATCAgcaccatcaacagcagcagcagcagcagcaccaacaacagctacatcagcaacagcagcagccgcatgCGAAAGGAACCCATTTTCACAAACAGCAACATCCATCGCACAGTCACGCGCAGATGCTGCCGAGCGTAGAACCAGGCCAAATGGTGaaccagcaccatcatcagcaacaccagcagcaacagcagcagcagcagcaatattTTCCAGATCATCACGGGGCACATCAGCAGGTACCACATTCTCATCATACCGGTACGATGGGCCATTCGATGGGAATCCCTCATGGCCATGGTCAGATGCAGCATAGCCATGGACATTCGGCACAGCAAACTCCCAGTCcgcatcatcctcatcatcagcaccacttgcagcagcagcagcagcagcaaatgcaaCAACAGTACAACGCCCATCTACCACATCATCCCCAGATGATGCAACATCATCCACACGCACCCGGACCACCCGGGCAAGTGCCCAGTGGAagcggaggtggtggtggtggtggtagcagtTTGTCTGGCGGTGGTCCCACTCATATGGCACATCACAATCCAGCACATGCTGGCGTAcccggccagcagcagcagcaacaacaacctcCCCAACAGCCCGGTATGAGTTTTAATCCCTCCCAGAACGCAGCCGATCATGCCAATGCTGGTGCAAATCCTTCTGCGTTGCCCACGGATATCGCGAAAACGCCGAACAATCTACCCTTTGTCGACAGTTTTACGGAATCGATCGACTATCTGCAACAGTCCTTTCAGTACGTGTAA